One Blattabacterium cuenoti DNA window includes the following coding sequences:
- the smpB gene encoding SsrA-binding protein SmpB → MSIIVNRKAKFQYYLLDFYLAGIQLLGSEVKSIRNRKINISESFCQIINKEMYIINLYIEKYKFGSNCDTRRKRKLLLNKKELIKINKKLVIHRMTIVPIEIFFNKKGFIKVKIAIAKGKKNYDKREIKKNKELIKEINQY, encoded by the coding sequence ATGAGTATAATAGTAAATAGAAAAGCTAAATTTCAATATTATTTATTAGATTTCTATCTAGCTGGAATACAATTACTTGGTTCTGAAGTAAAATCAATAAGAAATAGAAAGATTAACATATCAGAAAGTTTTTGTCAAATCATAAATAAAGAGATGTATATCATTAACTTATATATCGAAAAATATAAATTTGGATCAAATTGTGATACAAGAAGAAAAAGAAAATTATTGTTAAATAAAAAAGAATTAATAAAAATTAATAAAAAATTAGTAATTCATAGAATGACAATTGTTCCAATTGAAATTTTTTTTAATAAAAAAGGATTCATCAAAGTAAAAATAGCAATAGCAAAAGGAAAAAAAAATTATGATAAAAGAGAAATTAAAAAAAATAAAGAATTAATAAAGGAAATAAATCAATATTAA
- a CDS encoding transketolase family protein has protein sequence MYNKKELKETRAGFGDALAFIGNKNKKIVALCADLTNSMFMNKFKVEFPDRFFQIGIAEANMMGIAAGLSIGGYIPFTGTFANFSTSRVYDQIRQSIAYSYKNVKICASHSGLTIGEDGATHQSLEDIGLMKMLPGMTVINTCDYNQTYAATISISKFYGPVYLRFGRPSVVNFTKKNQEFNIGKAILLTKGKDLTIVCTGHLVWESLKAYKFLYEKEGIECEVINIHTIKPMDETTILKSIDKTKCIITAEEHNYFGGLGESIARIITTKRCNIPQEFVAVNDTFGESGKPMELLNKYEINCESIINKVKILLKRKKII, from the coding sequence ATGTATAATAAAAAAGAATTAAAAGAAACTAGAGCTGGGTTTGGCGATGCATTAGCTTTCATAGGTAATAAAAATAAAAAAATAGTTGCATTATGTGCAGATCTTACTAATTCTATGTTTATGAATAAATTTAAAGTAGAATTTCCAGATAGATTTTTTCAAATAGGAATAGCAGAGGCTAATATGATGGGAATAGCTGCTGGATTAAGTATTGGGGGATATATTCCATTTACAGGAACTTTTGCTAATTTTTCTACATCTCGTGTATACGATCAAATACGTCAATCGATAGCTTATTCTTATAAAAATGTAAAAATATGCGCATCTCATTCTGGATTAACTATAGGAGAAGATGGTGCTACACATCAAAGTTTAGAAGATATTGGATTAATGAAAATGCTACCTGGAATGACTGTAATTAACACATGTGATTATAATCAAACATATGCTGCAACAATATCTATATCAAAATTTTATGGACCAGTATATTTACGTTTTGGACGTCCTTCTGTGGTAAATTTTACAAAAAAAAATCAGGAATTTAATATAGGAAAAGCTATTCTATTAACAAAAGGAAAAGATTTAACTATTGTTTGTACAGGTCATTTAGTTTGGGAATCATTAAAAGCATATAAATTTTTATACGAAAAAGAAGGAATTGAATGTGAGGTAATCAATATTCACACAATTAAACCTATGGATGAAACAACAATATTAAAATCAATTGATAAAACAAAATGTATTATTACAGCTGAAGAACATAATTATTTTGGAGGATTAGGAGAGAGTATCGCAAGAATTATAACGACTAAACGATGTAATATTCCTCAAGAATTTGTAGCAGTTAATGACACCTTTGGAGAAAGTGGGAAACCAATGGAATTATTAAATAAATATGAAATTAATTGTGAATCAATTATTAATAAGGTAAAAATTTTATTAAAAAGAAAAAAAATAATTTAA
- a CDS encoding outer membrane beta-barrel protein: MKNVSIFIVALLAFFSNLFSQNEENEKNVKKNLSIKLGTSDINFFSEKNPFEGFFSYNNNSIGPSSNIELGYNINDRIGLYVDGTLGLVKNHRWKVGNSQFAKLSSGLKVHALPDHQIDPYLRLGGGYHRSNAYLKNDLKISETQLFRTNKQNFPLIDGGIGVNFWVHPNAGMNISSTYNHVFSKQSKNYLDFLKHDIGLIFRFKNFLNKESNEKKIISSLSDNEKDKNLKQNDKDNPKDDLKDSNKKLDDDDEKLNLKKKQLITNLNNDLFSGLKFIDKDKNKYEDKNKEQDKNKDEDKNKEQDKNKDEDKNKDENKNKDENKNKDENKNKDENKNKDENKNKDEDKNKDEDKNKNENKNKNENKNKDENKNKEQDKTTGKKQPEKSNNQPIIDEEKLISDNNTKSFKKNNKKQKGKKTQNNKKNPSKKKTEKPSKPSRGANKKPSNKWGAKRKPNKWGANKKPSNKWGAKRKPNKWGAKRKPNKWGAKRKPNKWEAKKKPNKWGAKRKPNKWEAKKKPNKWEAKKKPNKWEAKKKPSNKWEAKKKPSNKKK; the protein is encoded by the coding sequence ATGAAAAACGTAAGTATTTTTATTGTCGCTTTACTTGCTTTTTTTTCTAATCTTTTTTCTCAAAATGAGGAAAACGAAAAAAATGTAAAAAAAAATTTATCTATAAAATTAGGAACAAGCGACATCAATTTTTTTTCTGAAAAAAATCCTTTTGAAGGTTTTTTTTCTTATAATAATAATAGCATAGGTCCATCTTCTAATATAGAATTAGGATATAATATTAATGACCGTATAGGTCTTTATGTAGATGGAACCTTAGGGTTGGTAAAAAATCATAGATGGAAAGTAGGTAATTCTCAATTTGCTAAATTGAGTAGTGGATTAAAAGTTCACGCATTACCCGATCATCAAATTGATCCTTACCTAAGATTAGGTGGTGGATATCATAGATCCAATGCATATTTAAAAAATGATTTAAAAATTTCTGAGACACAATTATTCAGAACAAATAAACAAAATTTTCCACTTATAGATGGAGGAATTGGAGTAAATTTTTGGGTACATCCCAATGCAGGAATGAATATAAGTAGTACTTATAATCATGTTTTTTCAAAACAATCAAAAAATTATTTAGATTTTTTAAAACATGATATAGGTTTAATATTTCGTTTTAAAAATTTTTTAAATAAGGAAAGTAATGAAAAGAAGATAATTTCTTCTTTATCAGACAATGAAAAAGATAAAAATCTAAAACAAAATGATAAAGATAATCCTAAAGATGATCTAAAAGATTCAAATAAAAAATTAGATGATGATGATGAAAAATTAAATTTGAAAAAAAAACAGTTAATTACAAATTTAAATAATGATTTATTTTCTGGATTAAAATTCATTGATAAAGACAAAAACAAATACGAAGACAAAAATAAAGAACAAGATAAAAACAAAGACGAAGACAAAAATAAAGAACAAGATAAAAACAAAGACGAAGACAAAAACAAAGACGAAAACAAAAACAAAGACGAAAACAAAAACAAAGACGAAAACAAAAACAAAGACGAAAACAAAAACAAAGACGAAAACAAAAATAAAGACGAAGACAAAAACAAAGACGAAGACAAAAACAAAAACGAAAACAAAAATAAAAACGAAAACAAAAACAAAGACGAAAATAAAAACAAAGAACAAGATAAGACTACTGGTAAAAAACAACCTGAAAAATCTAATAATCAACCTATTATTGATGAAGAAAAACTAATATCTGATAATAATACAAAAAGTTTTAAAAAAAATAACAAAAAACAAAAAGGAAAAAAAACACAAAATAATAAGAAAAATCCTTCTAAAAAGAAAACTGAAAAACCTTCTAAACCTTCTAGGGGTGCTAACAAGAAACCTTCTAATAAATGGGGTGCTAAAAGAAAACCTAATAAATGGGGTGCTAACAAGAAACCTTCTAATAAATGGGGTGCTAAAAGAAAACCTAATAAATGGGGTGCTAAGAGAAAACCTAATAAATGGGGTGCTAAGAGAAAACCTAATAAATGGGAGGCTAAGAAAAAACCTAATAAATGGGGTGCTAAGAGAAAACCTAATAAATGGGAGGCTAAGAAAAAACCTAATAAATGGGAAGCTAAGAAAAAACCTAATAAATGGGAGGCTAAGAAAAAACCTTCTAATAAATGGGAGGCTAAGAAAAAACCTTCTAATAAAAAAAAGTAA
- a CDS encoding transketolase — MNICYLKNLCNQVRRDILRMVSYANSGHPGGSLSSTEYFVALYSEIMNFDSNKFIMEGKGEDIFFLSNGHVSPVYYSILARSGFFPISELSSFRKINSRLQGHPSVHDKLPGIRISSGSLGQGMSVSIGVAISKKLDKEKNTTVFSLHGDGELNEGQIWEAVLYAGAKKIDNYIATIDYNGQQIDGSTNQVLPLGNLNEKFKSFNWEVLEEKNGNDIEHVINILKKAKTKTNNKKPVLIILHTKMGYGVDFMIGKNEWHGKAPNKNELIKALNQIPESNLRDYPL, encoded by the coding sequence ATGAATATATGTTATTTAAAAAATTTATGTAATCAAGTAAGAAGAGATATTCTTAGAATGGTAAGTTATGCAAACTCAGGACATCCAGGGGGATCTTTAAGTTCTACGGAATATTTTGTAGCCTTATATAGTGAAATAATGAATTTTGATTCAAATAAATTTATTATGGAAGGTAAAGGAGAAGATATTTTTTTCTTATCAAATGGACATGTTTCGCCTGTTTACTACAGTATATTAGCTAGATCAGGGTTTTTCCCTATTTCAGAACTTTCATCTTTTAGAAAGATTAATTCTCGTTTACAAGGACATCCATCTGTTCATGATAAATTACCAGGAATAAGAATTTCTTCAGGATCGTTAGGGCAAGGTATGTCTGTTTCTATTGGTGTAGCTATTTCAAAAAAATTAGATAAAGAAAAAAATACTACTGTATTTAGTTTACATGGTGATGGAGAGTTAAATGAAGGTCAAATTTGGGAAGCAGTATTATATGCTGGCGCTAAAAAAATAGATAATTACATAGCTACTATAGACTATAATGGACAACAAATTGATGGTTCTACTAATCAAGTGTTACCCCTCGGTAATTTGAATGAAAAATTTAAATCATTTAATTGGGAAGTGTTAGAAGAAAAAAATGGTAATGACATTGAACATGTAATTAATATTTTAAAAAAAGCAAAAACAAAAACTAATAATAAAAAGCCTGTTTTAATTATTTTACATACCAAAATGGGGTATGGTGTAGATTTTATGATTGGAAAAAATGAATGGCATGGAAAAGCTCCTAATAAAAATGAATTAATAAAAGCATTAAATCAGATTCCAGAAAGTAATCTGAGAGATTATCCATTATAA
- a CDS encoding nucleotide pyrophosphohydrolase has translation MNNIQKIVHKWIHTHGVRYFNILTNTILLSEEVGEVSRIIARNYGEQSKKNEDKINEDLGRELSDVLFVVICLANQTGIDLEKSFNKKLIEKTKRDYNRHYQKNKDLK, from the coding sequence ATGAATAATATACAAAAAATAGTTCATAAATGGATACATACTCATGGTGTGCGTTATTTTAATATATTAACGAATACTATTCTTTTATCTGAAGAAGTAGGAGAAGTATCTAGGATTATCGCAAGAAATTATGGAGAACAATCAAAAAAAAATGAAGATAAAATAAATGAAGATCTTGGAAGAGAATTATCAGATGTATTATTTGTAGTCATATGTCTAGCTAATCAAACTGGTATTGATTTAGAAAAATCATTTAATAAAAAATTAATAGAAAAAACTAAAAGAGATTATAATAGACATTATCAAAAAAATAAAGATTTAAAATAA
- the tatC gene encoding twin-arginine translocase subunit TatC, with the protein MNKKIKMPFWKHIEELRIRIIRCIIVIIISMIFLMLNKHIVFDIIIFGPSKMNFISYRLLKYITKNIIKYNSHQFFEKDLYIQNRKMFGQFNVYIWTSLIGGIIISFPFIFYELWGFINPALSKKEKKFCKKIFFIMFILFSTGIFFGYYILCPFLIHFSYFFKISYIPKNIFDLSDYISIITNSILLMGIIFLFPCFIYFLSKINLISHKFLKKYQKHAFLIKLIIASAITPGDIISTIIVLIPMIILYQISLWISSKK; encoded by the coding sequence ATGAATAAAAAAATAAAAATGCCATTTTGGAAACATATTGAAGAATTAAGGATTCGTATAATTCGTTGTATTATCGTAATTATTATTTCTATGATTTTTTTAATGCTTAATAAACATATTGTATTTGATATAATAATATTTGGTCCATCTAAAATGAATTTTATATCCTATCGTTTACTAAAATATATTACAAAAAATATAATAAAATATAACTCTCATCAATTTTTTGAAAAAGACTTATATATACAAAATAGAAAAATGTTTGGACAATTTAATGTTTACATATGGACTAGTTTAATTGGAGGAATAATTATATCTTTTCCATTTATTTTTTATGAATTATGGGGCTTTATAAACCCTGCTCTTTCTAAAAAAGAAAAAAAATTTTGTAAAAAAATTTTTTTTATAATGTTTATTTTATTTTCTACTGGAATTTTTTTTGGATATTACATATTATGTCCATTTTTAATTCATTTTTCTTACTTCTTTAAAATTAGTTATATCCCAAAAAATATATTTGATTTATCTGATTATATTTCAATAATTACAAATTCTATATTATTAATGGGGATTATTTTTTTATTTCCATGTTTCATTTATTTTCTATCTAAAATAAATTTAATTTCCCATAAATTTCTAAAAAAATATCAAAAACATGCATTTCTAATAAAATTGATTATTGCATCCGCAATTACCCCAGGAGATATAATAAGTACAATTATAGTATTAATACCAATGATTATTCTTTATCAAATAAGTTTATGGATTTCTTCAAAAAAATAA